Proteins from a single region of Theileria parva strain Muguga chromosome 1, complete sequence, whole genome shotgun sequence:
- the Pnkp gene encoding Polynucleotide kinase 3 phosphatase family protein, with amino-acid sequence MSGSFSEPYGNSCDSEEGWFKLPEGWRMHRTVLYRSYKDPKPSTSFAIYDMDNTLMITPSYFVEELKKGVQIQISKPLIPNDFVLFAPNVKEKLHYELNQGRGILIISNQRGMLENIPSAYLILERIELLLRELDVPLYILLATDHDIYRKPAPGMLLFFERNLNGGLPVDRDNSFFVGDAAGRRLDYKSSSLMMRNILSVLKSTDYSTRRYYNVDENGTIVYINPYEIIKRLTISKMKNRFSKDFSDCDFKFAINNSLTFLTPDEYFYGVPEYNIKLDFDPLLVGSKPFFPVVLSGLIILIGNLASGKTHISRIFRNFTPMSQSDYETTFHFMETLRKKLIKRENVVIDDINNVVSNRIQLVQLASSLGVLVTFVHLDLSQNLVNHLNKVKRLCCDENTREYFQVPQVKGTFHSKRQLTKLVVERPSLEEGPNIIYTINDISFPMEHNELTQLHLP; translated from the exons atgTCTGGTAGTTTCTCTGAACCATATGGAAACTCCTGTGATTCTGAGGAAGGATGGTTCAAATTGCCGGAAGGATGGAGAATG CATCGGACCGTTCTGTACAGAAGTTACAAGGACCCCAAACCTTCAACTAGTTTCGCCATTTATGATATGGATAATACTCTTATGATAACGCCGAGCTACTTTGTCGAGGAACTTAAAAAAGGTGTCCAAATCCAGATCTCAAAACCCTTAATACCCAAtgattttgttttatttgcTCCAAATGTAAAGGAAAAACTCCATTACGAACTCAACCAGgg GAGAGGTATTTTGATCATTTCAAACCAGCGTGGTATGCTAGAGAATATTCCTTCTGCATATCTGATTCTAG AACGGATTGAACTTTTGTTAAGAGAGC TTGACGTCCCCTTGTATATATTGTTAGC AACTGATCATGATATTTATCGCAAACCTG CACCTGGAATGCTACTGTTTTTCGAGAGGAACCTAAACGGAGGCCTTCCAGTGGATAGGGATAATAGTTTCTTTGTAGGAGATGCAGCTGGCCGTAGATTAGACTATAAATCGTCCTCCCTGATGATGAGAAACATCTTATCTGTTTTAAAGTCTACAGACTACTCCACCAGAAGATACTACAACGTTGATGAAAATGGAACTATTGTTTACATTAATCCTTACGAAATAATAAAGAGATTGACAATTTCTAAGATGAAGAATAGATTCAGCAAAGATTTCTCAGATTGTGACTTCAAATTTGCCATTAATAATTCCTTAACATTCTTAACACCTGACGAATACTTTTACG GAGTTCCGGAGTATAACATTAAGCTGGACTTTGACCCATTATTGGTCGGATCAAAGCCGTTTTTTCCCGTTGTCCTAAGTGGtttgattattttgatTGGGAACTTGGCATCTGGGAAGACTCATATTTCAAGAATATTTAGGAATTTCACACCAATGTCTCAG TCTGACTATGAAACTACGTTTCACTTCATGGAAACACTGAGGAAAAAGCTGATAAAAAGAGAAAATGTTGTAATTGATGATATTAATAACGTTGTAAGCAACCGCATTCAGCTGGTTCAACTCGCTTCCTCGCTGGGTGTCTTGGTCACTTTTGTGCACTTGGACCTTTCCCAAAATTTGGTTAATCATCTGAACAAAGTTAAAAGG TTATGTTGTGATGAAAATACGAGGGAATATTTCCAGGTTCCCCAAGTAAAGGGTACATTTCACAGTAAGAGGCAGCTGACCAAATTAGTGGTAGAAAGACCTTCTCTAGAAGAGGGCCCAAATATCATTTATACAATCAATGATATCTCATTTCCAATGGAACATAATGAGCTTACACAACTTCATCTGCCGTGA
- a CDS encoding putative integral membrane protein: MQGNRAFLADLANFLEFVEQGIMNKTVDLTDLVQTTNLNQCFKMMDSMLKECETGVSAQELSELRNRINVARETVEMIGSSGTLKNTDQIYGDMYLIDQNNSERENYERYGANLGMTNEEFDKLIEDWAEDLDTSQKGPRRRRANKPENFQEQIQGEIAELANEMKSKVARYRDIIVKDNKALLNFTGEQEKQLDTVTHIAKESNKLTKSANISLRQFIIMVVTMFALTLAMFFLFLLS; encoded by the exons atgcAAGGTAACAGAGCATTTCTGGCCGATTTGGCCAACTTTTTGGAGTTTGTAGAGCAAGGAATCATGAACAAAACGGTGGATCTCACAGATTTGGTACAAACCACAAATTTAAACCAA tgCTTCAAAATGATGGATTCGATGCTGAAGGAGTGTGAAACTGGAGTCTCTGCTCAAG AGTTAAGTGAGTTAAGAAACCGAATAAATGTCGCAAGAGAAACAGTAGAAATGATTGGAAGCTCTGGAACCTTGAAAAACACCGACCAAATATACGGGGATATGTACCTAATTGATCAGAATAACTCAGAGAGGGAAAATTACGAAAGATACGGAGCCAATTTAGGCATGACAAATGAAGAGTTCGATAAACTCATAGAAGATTGGGCTGAAGATCTCGACACATCGCAAAAAGGGCCAAGAAGGAGAAGGGCCAATAAGCCAGAAAACTTTCAGGAACAGATTCAAGGAGAAATCGCTGAACTAGCAAAT gaaaTGAAATCGAAAGTAGCTCGTTACAGGGACATTATAGTAAAAGACAATAAG GCTTTGCTTAATTTTACTGGAGAACAAGAGAAACAGCTGGACACTGTTACCCATATCGCCAAAGAGTCCAACAAGCTCACAAAATCAGCGAACATATCACTTAgacaatttataataatggtAGTGACGATGTTCGCTCTGACTTTGGCCATGTTTTTCCTATTCTTACTCTCATGA
- the PRMT5 gene encoding PRMT5 arginine-N-methyltransferase family protein — MPKIESSGALRNPLLFGWKIDDPNNDNLLGCVKLIESLGISFLVLDLNTLSAKLGSNGAFQHLNHVDNSEFCHSEEFKLLIGFSPLGKSDLALPNELWSQRIVSFIQTSDFKVLKTQIEWSCYVSSRFIMIDLESVLSNSPIDMVNSVPGKTSNSPNHSNLESDSYELMDKLVLFCQILSSYLTQPNLPTVCISLDCCKDSLNTWNMIYELCGYSDKVKVCLKLQPVETDIEMWLSEPVKCVVLSEDTFLSNKRVMLNKSVSNQLSVLMKNNVKIVLDSNLNYNSLISNDCFIQNNNDSGNFVEEVVMRDFESEIDVKDVLKAVKRCYSRIGPLTINELYGRGYEDLLQVPLQPLRDNLDSSTYNEFEKCSFKYNCYDQAISSFITTKHGELNQPNNLNSNINYSVYVLGAGRGPLVEVVMDVFRRNHIPTSDFVVYALDKNPYTMLTLDHKAQSNRWANVRLICKDMRELNKSMFQSNGNSGSKPVHLVVSELLGPFGDNELAPECLHGFERSFNLLFNNRVRLEFIPSSYTSYVMPLHCPQIWAKIKSFGNTKNFHMPYTVYLKAYYNVGTMHMDCFKFEHPDTQPPKREQIRDLERYKVMKFIARSDCYVHGFGAYFKCTLFDKVEISILPRDSENVKSWFPMFFPIEIPFPVKKSQVITLHIWRKVNDLKVWYEWAFTTPYTTAIHNVNGHSYSISKC; from the coding sequence ATGCCAAAGATTGAGAGTTCAGGGGCTTTGCGCAACCCTCTGCTATTTGGTTGGAAGATAGATGACCCAAACAATGATAACTTACTGGGATGTGTTAAGCTCATTGAAAGTTTAGGAATCTCGTTTTTGGTTTTGGATTTAAACACTCTGTCAGCTAAATTGGGATCGAATGGCGCATTTCAACACCTAAATCACGTAGATAACTCTGAATTTTGCCATTCAGAAGAGtttaaactattaattGGGTTCAGTCCCTTAGGGAAAAGTGATTTGGCTCTCCCTAACGAGCTCTGGTCACAGAGAATTGTATCGTTCATTCAGACTAGTGATTTTAAAGTACTCAAAACTCAAATTGAATGGTCCTGTTATGTCTCATCTCGCTTTATTATGATTGATCTGGAGTCCGTATTATCAAATTCACCAATTGATATGGTTAATAGTGTACCGGGTAAAACCTCTAATAGTCCAAATCATAGCAACCTAGAATCTGATAGTTATGAATTAATGGACAAGTTGGTGCTATTTTGTCAGATTCTCTCATCATATTTAACTCAGCCTAATTTGCCAACAGTATGCATATCATTGGACTGCTGTAAAGACTCCTTAAATACATGGAATATGATTTACGAACTGTGTGGTTATAGTGATAAGGTGAAAGTGTGCCTAAAACTCCAACCAGTGGAAACTGATATTGAAATGTGGCTTTCTGAGCCAGTAAAGTGTGTAGTTTTATCTGAGGATACATTCTTAAGTAATAAAAGGGTAATGCTAAATAAGTCAGTCTCAAACCAACTCTCAGTActgatgaaaaataatgtgaaaattgttttagattctaatttaaactataaCAGCCTCATAAGCAATGATTGTTTTATTCAAAACAACAATGATAGTGGTAATTTTGTGGAAGAGGTTGTTATGCGGGATTTTGAGAGTGAAATTGATGTTAAAGATGTGTTGAAGGCAGTTAAAAGATGTTACTCTAGGATTGGTCCTTTGACTATTAATGAATTGTATGGTAGAGGTTATGAAGATTTACTTCAGGTACCACTTCAGCCACTCAGGGATAATTTGGATTCCTCAACCTATAACGAGTTTGAAAAGTGTTCTTTCAAATACAACTGCTACGATCAAGCAATTTCTTCCTTTATCACAACCAAACACGGTGAATTGAACCaaccaaataatttaaacagtaatattaactacTCAGTATATGTGTTGGGAGCCGGTAGAGGTCCATTGGTGGAGGTTGTAATGGATGTTTTCAGGAGAAATCACATCCCAACGAGTGATTTCGTGGTATATGCTCTTGATAAGAACCCCTACACAATGTTAACTTTGGATCATAAAGCTCAGAGTAATAGGTGGGCAAATGTTAGGCTAATTTGCAAAGATATGAGAGAACTAAACAAGAGTATGTTTCAGTCCAACGGCAACAGTGGGTCTAAACCAGTTCATTTAGTAGTTAGTGAGTTACTGGGCCCGTTTGGTGATAATGAATTGGCCCCTGAATGTTTACACGGATTTGAAAGgtcatttaatttactttttaATAACAGGGTAAGGCTTGAGTTTATCCCTAGTAGTTACACTTCATATGTGATGCCACTGCACTGTCCTCAAATTTGGGCAAAAATCAAGTCATTTGGGAACACTAAAAACTTTCATATGCCATACACAGTTTACTTGAAAGCATATTATAACGTTGGTACCATGCATATGGACTGCTTTAAGTTCGAACACCCTGATACTCAACCCCCTAAAAGAGAACAAATTCGTGATCTTGAGAGATATAAAGTAATGAAATTCATTGCTAGAAGTGATTGTTATGTTCATGGGTTTGGAGCGTATTTTAAGTGTACTTTATTTGATAAAGTGGAAATCTCTATACTCCCACGAGATTCTGAAAACGTTAAAAGCTGGTTTCCTATGTTCTTTCCCATAGAAATACCGTTCCCAGTAAAGAAATCTCAGGTAATAACACTCCATATTTGGAGGAAGGTCAATGATCTAAAGGTGTGGTACGAATGGGCCTTTACAACCCCTTACACAACAGCAATACACAATGTTAATGGACACTCATATAGTATATCCAAGTGTTAA
- a CDS encoding putative integral membrane protein: MLTYSGITRRLFQSSLLKNTKFQTPQSHFGILYPNHEISQRHIFTSRLLLFTTKKEPEANNSTSDESSSVNMKNQKQFTHVSETFGPGKYRGTGLPKPVGQPEDLPSIEFGKPTGMYNFVRHQHGDPRDHLREDGRFKEKYATDGFHWYDAYTDVPKQRRTIVNGEAMVLGVETRPMEELFGVEQTNVPFYHRRRLNLWGDHKNALRAEFCFFWIPTFIIFSLAIPCYTMLYMLDESVYTTMTVKVIGHQWYWVYEVESPPV; encoded by the coding sequence ATGCTTACATATTCTGGCATCACCAGGAGATTATTTCAATCGTcacttttaaaaaacacaAAATTCCAAACACCACAATCACACTTTGGAATTCTATATCCAAACCATGAAATTTCTCAAAGACACATTTTCACCTCACGTTTACTGCTGTTTACAACAAAGAAAGAGCCTGAGGCCAACAATTCTACTTCGGACGAGTCAAGTTCAGTTAATATGAAGAATCAGAAACAGTTTACACATGTTAGTGAAACTTTTGGCCCTGGCAAATACAGAGGAACAGGACTTCCCAAGCCTGTAGGGCAACCTGAAGATTTACCATCTATTGAATTTGGGAAACCTACAGGAATGTACAACTTTGTAAGACATCAGCACGGGGACCCGAGAGATCACCTGAGAGAGGACGGGAGGTTTAAGGAGAAATATGCAACAGATGGCTTTCACTGGTACGACGCATACACAGACGTGCCTAAGCAAAGAAGGACTATTGTAAACGGAGAAGCAATGGTGCTTGGGGTTGAGACTAGGCCCATGGAAGAGCTTTTTGGAGTTGAGCAGACCAACGTCCCCTTCTATCACAGAAGAAGGTTGAACCTCTGGGGTGATCACAAGAACGCTCTAAGAGCAGAATTTTGCTTCTTCTGGATACCAACCTTTATCATCTTCTCTCTAGCAATACCCTGCTACACTATGCTATACATGTTGGACGAATCAGTCTACACCACCATGACAGTGAAGGTAATTGGACACCAATGGTACTGGGTCTACGAAGTTGAATCCCCTcctgtttaa
- a CDS encoding putative integral membrane protein, which translates to MKRRILINEFNFNGVTITWSVSVLLSLSHLITSLKLTNLHCERYLVVFNATCAATILVFGSLVSLAVSLRIPATILGQILQKIGFEYIKQNHIVDLLCVFGVIAFASLASFKPLTGFFKAISASKCKDLKSIYYYSTVALNCLDLFFMSCVTWSMMRRRYYKSFSNTPEYNKIKSRLKKN; encoded by the exons atgaaaagaaggattttaattaatgaattcAATTTCAACGGCGTTACAATAACATGGTCTGTTTCAGTCCTTCTTTCACTATCGCATCTCATAACC AGCCTGAAGCTAACGAACCTTCACTGTGAAAGATATCTAGTAGTATTTAATGCCACATGTGCAG CAACGATCTTGGTATTTGGATCCTTGGTTAGTTTGGCAGTTTCCCTGAGGATTCCAGCAACAA ttTTAGGTCAAATTTTACAGAAAATTGGGTTTGAATACATAAAAC aaaatcACATCGTAGACCTCTTGTGTGTATTTG GAGTCATCGCATTTGCATCATTAGCGTCTTTCAAGCCTCTGACAG GATTTTTTAAAGCTATTTCAGCCAGCAAATGTAAAGATTTAAAGTCCATTTACTACTACTCAACAGTGGCTTTGAATTGCCTTGAcct ATTCTTTATGTCATGTGTAACGTGGTCAATGATGAGAAGGCGCTACTAcaaatcattttcaaatacACCTGAATACAACAAGATTAAATCTAGACTTAAAAAAAACTAA
- the fba gene encoding Fructose-bisphosphate aldolase, translating to MEYAKELVETANKLVADGKGILAADESDNTIKKRFDAIGLENTEENRAKYRSLLFTTPDLNKYVSGVILFEETMYQKDPNSDKTLLELLKENGLLVGIKVDKGLFTLPLLGETTTKGFDDLYDRSTKFYKMGARFAKWRNVLTIDRSKNLPSQLALEENAQNLARYALVCQSAGLVPIVEPEVLMDGSHSAEECEKVTTKVLVEVFKALNDYNVLLEGMLLKVNMVVPGAQYSSSGSVANVAELTVRCLLRTVPAVVPGVVFLSGGQSELEATKNLNDINERLLTLTNYSNSETSDNRSSRLWKLSFSYGRALQSSCLKVWSGKDENVKNAQKVLHQMAKNNSLAAQGKLTKKDLEEVEKLTKDMVKSTLYEKDYKY from the coding sequence aTGGAATACGCTAAAGAGTTAGTAGAAACAGCAAACAAGCTGGTTGCAGATGGCAAGGGTATTCTGGCAGCAGATGAGTCTGACAACACAATCAAGAAGCGTTTTGATGCAATAGGACTTGAAAATACCGAGGAAAATCGAGCAAAGTATAGATCGCTTTTGTTTACCACTCCTGACCTGAACAAATACGTTTCAGGAGTTATATTGTTTGAGGAGACCATGTATCAGAAGGATCCAAACAGTGATAAAACTTTATTGGAGCTTTTGAAAGAGAATGGACTATTGGTGGGAATTAAGGTTGATAAGGGTTTGTTTACACTCCCCTTACTAGGAGAGACGACCACAAAAGGTTTCGACGACCTTTATGACCGCAGTACCAAGTTCTACAAAATGGGAGCACGTTTTGCCAAATGGAGGAATGTGTTGACTATTGACAGGAGCAAAAATTTGCCTTCACAGTTAGCTTTGGAGGAGAATGCTCAGAACTTGGCCAGATATGCGCTGGTGTGTCAGTCTGCTGGATTAGTGCCGATTGTTGAGCCTGAAGTGTTAATGGATGGAAGCCATTCAGCAGAGGAGTGTGAAAAGGTAACAACTAAAGTGTTGGTTGAGGTGTTCAAGGCACTTAACGACTACAACGTACTTCTTGAAGGAATGTTACTGAAGGTTAATATGGTAGTTCCAGGAGCTCAATATAGTTCATCTGGTTCTGTTGCCAACGTGGCTGAGTTAACTGTTAGATGCTTACTGAGAACAGTCCCAGCTGTTGTTCCAGGAGTAGTGTTCTTGTCAGGAGGACAAAGTGAGCTGGAAGCAACTAAGAACTTAAACGATATCAACGAACGCCTTCTAACGTTGACAAACTATTCAAACTCTGAAACTAGTGATAACAGGAGCAGTAGGCTTTGGAAGTTGTCGTTTTCATATGGAAGGGCACTTCAGAGTAGTTGTTTAAAGGTGTGGAGTGGGAAGGACGAAAACGTCAAAAACGCTCAAAAGGTTCTACACCAAATGGCCAAAAATAACTCACTGGCAGCCCAGGGTAAATTAACCAAGAAGGATCTTGAGGAGGTTGAAAAATTAACCAAGGATATGGTTAAATCAACCCTGTACGAAAAggattataaatattaa
- a CDS encoding Iron-sulfur cluster assembly family protein: protein MVSFGSLKTRFSVCNCQLSLPLYLRSNNFGYHYTGYKSISASSRLFNFINPQDVGIKRYFNTGFFPKLGIFDSHLASKIQPQCVGVPFSFKSKNNFSTSSEGRVTWEDHEEIAELLYTEFKSTNPLTLRFTDLHEMVEAVVRKHHFCEISGECSEGALEQIQMTWLELYEQD, encoded by the coding sequence ATGGTTAGTTTTGGGTCTCTAAAGACTCGTTTTTCTGTATGTAATTGTCAACTGTCTTTACCTTTGTATCTTCGGTCTAACAATTTTGGTTATCATTATACTGGATATAAGAGTATATCTGCATCATCTAGGCTATTCAACTTTATAAATCCCCAAGATGTTGGAATTAAAAGATATTTTAACACTGGattttttccaaaattaGGAATTTTTGACTCACATTTGGCCAGTAAAATTCAACCACAATGTGTAGGCGTACCTTTTTCATTCAAgtctaaaaataacttttcTACTTCTAGTGAAGGCAGAGTTACTTGGGAGGACCACGAAGAAATAGCTGAACTCTTGTATACGGAATTTAAGTCAACAAATCCCCTAACCCTAAGATTCACTGACTTACACGAGATGGTGGAAGCTGTAGTTAGAAAACATCATTTTTGCGAAATTTCAGGAGAGTGCTCAGAAGGGGCACTGGAACAGATTCAAATGACATGGCTAGAACTTTATGAACAAGACTAA
- the Sec24a gene encoding Sec23/Sec24 trunk domain protein translates to MASNWPNPKQGLTSRTSNPFPNVQNPVHQTPFANPVHPPTHPPVNPPPTAGGYAHNLPQTFPGQQFPPGPGVPPVYNPNQSGLVNRSGLGNAAYANPPSVHFTSSLEYSSQVPPAFSEPPPAPVPPPKLEELNKAQSGQGVTTVRPTSKSHTGQVFHDNFSATSTVGYKSDEEVLESVVLANTTKNFVSLSVGTLPSTDQLHQKSGITLSYTITPLNSVETVPLVNHGNESITRCKQCRAYINPFVRTDPSKRFWICNLCDTSNELQNRYLSSFNQYPGSNQQNELELSCGVVEFMASADYTVRPPQPPSYLFLIDVSSNAVNSRMLEVVCKTIKELIMGNEFACDNRTLVGLMTFDSTVHFYQISKGPQNYQLLIVSDLEDLFLPLPGEVLLNLQESSQDFLRMLDLLPSLWKNTTTTGSALGSAIRSAHYSMKHVGGKLIVFAASPCTFGDFSITSAQKAESAPQSSNVLNMNKKPTSKIHPLEKCKDFSCMMCQTQTTLDLFVCTPQALNLDKLQYMSTLTSGNIYYYPYKNHAENYKLVNELKHLVRRTTVWESVMRIRLSKGWKVTNWHGNCFVRGSDLMVLPTTSEDHSYTITFVPDTSNSSNTSSAGKKVMYIQTALLHTNSSGERRIRVFNTAVGISNDLGTVLNSVNVESLVFNMLLGAIKVYQTSGKMVDARNHLTTHCSRVISSMSILGSTVDLSRVLSLYVLGLLKTTLFTDDHNQDYRVYLSTKFRSCKIDQVILYAYPQLYNLSNELNSHELLLQGLPLSFESLLQECFYLLFNGEYLLLWVGMNVPNNLLQSTFDVPSFEQLNATLVPLALEQSTSSNAHKVKVCLETLRARLPPYVPLMVLKQGEGDALFYASLVQDKTQGMMVTFQEFYQSMQPTSTLGIKR, encoded by the exons ATGGCGTCAAATTGGCCAAATCCCAAACAGGGTTTAACTAGTCGGACGTCGAATCCTTTTCCTAACGTCCAAAACCCAGTTCACCAAACTCCATTCGCAAATCCGGTTCATCCGCCTACCCATCCTCCAGTAAATCCTCCACCAACCGCTGGAGGATATGCACATAATTTACCTCAGACCTTTCCTG gtcAACAATTTCCACCTGGCCCTGGCGTGCCTCCTGTTTATAATCCAAATCAATCAG GGTTAGTAAATAGAAGTGGACTTGGAAACGCAGCATACGCTAATCCACCCAGCGTCCATTTCACCTCTAGTTTGGAGTACTCTTCGCAGGTGCCTCCAGCCTTTTCAGAACCTCCACCTGCCCCAGTGCCACCACCAAAATTAGAGGAGCTCAACAAGGCTCAATCTGGTCAAG GTGTGACAACAGTGAGACCCACATCTAAGAGTCATACTGGTCAAGTGTTCCACGATAACTTCTCCGCAACTTCAACAGTAGGATACAAGTCGGATGAAGAGGTTTTGGAATCCGTTGTTTTGGCAAATACGACGAAGAATTTTGTTTCCCTATCGGTGGGAACACTCCCCTCAACAGATCAGTTGCACCAAAAATCTGGTATAACTCTTTCTTACACAATCACGCCACTCAAttcag TTGAAACTGTACCATTAGTAAACCACGGAAATGAATCAATCACTAGATGTAAACAATGCAGAGCTTATATAAACCCCTTTGTAAGAACAGACCCCTCTAAAAGGTTCTGGATCTGTAACCTATGTGACACATCAAATGAACTCCAGAATAGATACCTCTCGTCCTTTAACCAATACCCAGGATCAAACCAACAAAATGAGCTAGAGTTGAGTTGTGGAGTAGTAGAGTTCATGGCCTCAGCTGACTATACGGTCAGACCACCACAGCCACCATCGTATCTATTCCTAATCGATGTCTCTTCGAACGCAGTAAACTCAAGAATGCTAGAAGTTGTTTGTAAAACCATCAAA GAACTGATAATGGGCAACGAATTTGCGTGTGATAATCGCACACTCGTGGGTCTAATGACCTTTGACTCCACAGTGCATTTCTACCAAATTTCCAAGGGTCCACAAAACTACCAACTCCTCATTGTGTCTGACTTGGAAGACCTGTTCCTCCCATTACCAGGAGAGGTTTTATTAAACCTACAAGAGTCCTCACAG GACTTCCTCCGTATGTTAGATTTATTGCCATCATTGTGGAAAAACACAACAACCACAGGATCGGCATTG GGGAGTGCAATCAGAAGCGCACATTACTCGATGAAACACGTCGGAGGAAAGCTAATCGTATTTGCAGCATCACCATGTACCTTTGGAGACTTCTCAATAACGTCTGCACAAAAGGCAGAATCGGCACCCCAATCATCGAACGTGCTGAATATGAACAAGAAGCCAACGTCCAAGATCCACCCACTTGAAAAGTGCAAAGACTTCAGCTGCATGATGTGCCAAACACAAACCACACTGGACCTCTTTGTATGTACTCCCCAGGCACTCAACTTGGATAAATTACAATACATGTCAACTTTAACATCAG GAaacatatattattatccatATAAGAATCACGCGGAGAACTACAAGTTGGTTAATGAGCTGAAGCACTTGGTGAGAAGAACAACAGTGTGGGAAAGTGTGATGAGAATCAGGCTGAGCAAGGGCTGGAAAGTTACTAACTGGCACGGAAACTGTTTCGTAAGAGGAAGTGACCTGATGGTACTCCCAACAACCTCTGAAGACCACAGCTACACCATTACCTTCGTACCAGATACCTCTAACTCAAGTAACACAAGCTCAG CTGGAAAGAAGGTCATGTACATCCAAACTGCCCTATTACACACTAACAGCTCAGGAGAAAGAAGGATAAGAGTGTTTAACACAGCAGTGGGAATTTCAAATGATTTGGGAACAGTCCTTAACAGTGTAAACGTTGAATCCTTGGTGTTTAACATGCTCTTGGGAGCGATTAAGGTGTACCAAACTAGCGGGAAAATGGTTGACGCAAGGAATCACCTAACAACACACTGCTCAAGAGTAATTAGCAGTATGTCAATACTGGGTTCTACAGTAGACTTATCCAGAGTACTCTCACTATACGTTCTGGGTCTCCTCAAAACCACACTGTTCACGGACGACCATAACCAGGACTACAGGGTCTATCTCAGCACCAAGTTCAGAAGCTGCAAAATCGATCAAGTTATCTTGTACGCATACCCCCAACTCTATAACCTATCAAACGAACTCAATTCCCATGAATTGTTACTTCAGg GATTGCCACTATCCTTTGAATCGCTGTTGCAAGAGTGTTTCTACCTACTGTTTAATGGGGAGTACTTGTTGCTGTGGGTTGGAATGAATGTGCCTAACAACTTGCTACAAAGTACCTTTGATGTTCCCTCGTTCGAACAGCTTAACGCAACCCTCGTGCCACTCGCACTGGAACAGTCGACATCGAGTAACGCACACAAAGTTAAGGTTTGCCTGGAAACACTAAGAGCGAGACTCCCACCATACGTACCACTCATGGTACTAAAACAGGGAGAAGGGGATGCACTGTTTTACGCAAGCCTGGTTCAGGACAAAACGCAAGGAATGATGGTCACATTCCAGGAATTTTACCAATCAATGCAACCGACCTCAACACTGGGAATCAAGAGATAG
- a CDS encoding prefoldin subunit alpha, translating to MTTPSDDPEKLNSDADARRLENFSIQELNMLILKLEEEVNELQSLVNALTIAMERFQESKKALTELEKKNKQIQVPLTSLVYVPGELTNPDKVLVSVGTGYYVEMDLKKAEDYYERRIRTVEEQMCKLQAILSGKAKQINLSYSYLDQKLAILRNTQLAAQTTS from the exons ATGACGACGCCTTCAGATGATCcagaaaaattaaactcgGATGCAGATGCCAGGAGACTCGAGAATTTTTCGATACAGGAACTGAATATGCTTATTTTAAAGCTTGAAGag GAAGTAAATGAGTTGCAAAGCCTAGTTAACGCACTAACGATCGCAATGGAGAGATTCCAGGAATCCAAGAAGGCTTTGACCGAGTTGGAgaagaaaaataaacaaatccAAGTTCCTCTCACTTCATTAGTATACGTTCCAG GGGAACTGACTAACCCTGACAAAGTGTTGGTTTCAGTAGGGACTGGATACTATGTGGAAATGGATTTGAAAAAAGCAGAGGATTACTATGAGAG GAGAATAAGGACAGTTGAAgaacaaatgtgtaaattgcAAGCTATTTTATCTGGAAAGGCGAAGCagataaatttaagttaTTCATATCTGGACCAGAAATTGGCCATTTTAAGAAACACACAACTGGCAGCCCAAACTACAAGTTGA